CAGGTCCTCAATGTTGCCATAGATGTTCTTCTTCATGCCTGACGCTCTGGTCGCCACCCAGCCCCCGACTGAGCTGAACTCCATGGAGTCCGGCTCATGGCCTGTGCAGTAGCCGCTCTCGTTAAGCTGGCAAACACAAAAGGAAGCTGTTAGCTGTTAAAAGTCGAATCGTGACAAGTTTGTTTGgatttatattaggggtgtcaggcgattacattttttatcgTAATCGCaggacttcaatagttaacgcacgattaatcacaatttcttTTCTgctctaaatgtacaatttcttttctaagttttcataccctTGTTAACATaagtgggaaataaatgttaaaaaaatataaatatggtttcatcttttagtcattgatacagtaatataataattcagaaaatgttcaaattaaaaagatgtactgtgagtgtgatactgatttgtgttggttATTTTGCTGCCACATTTTTCACTAGACTcattgaaaatttttcagcagtgaatagttaatattttgcccagattgaatttgataacttcattatttttcatgtacaagtaatacctttaaaagtatttttttcgacttgctgtcgactgatgttaacatcacccgtgctgaggaagtagataacggccaatcatggctcacttgtTCAGTCAGTAAAATCAGTAAATTGAGCCATGATTAGTCAACGGTCATTACTACTTCCttggcacaggtgatgtcatcattagtcgacaacaagtagaaaaattactttttaaaaggtattaattgtacatgaaaaataatgaagttaacacattaattatcaataaaatattaactttttactgctgaacatggctcaatgagtcaagtattcctttaagagctatctaatctttaacacgaagaaacttgtgaaattatacacatttttaaaattgtaaaacacaacttgaccccaatcaccttattattatgattattattattaaatgctttccaagttaggggtggtcattaattaTTAATCACGCTTTAAAAAATTAGTGGCTTTAAAGGAACcttaaattaacacactaattttgacacccctaatttattttaaacattgtaATAACTATTTAATGTTATAAAAATAGTATAcgtttttcattcattattgtCCCTTCCTGATTTTCCAGGACAAAAATCACATGGTTCTACTCCATTATAGTGAGGCGTGCGGCATCCATTTTGACTCCAGTTTAAGGAAGCCAGTGTGGTTCCTTAGCCTGTCACAACATGTGCTTACGTGTCACTGCTTGTGTGGGGGATGAGGAATTTTAGTAAATACCCAGCAACCTCCACAAGAGGGCCTCGAAACGGAATGTGATTCAActcatggcttttttttctttaaaaaaaaaaaaaaaaaaagcctccaagactttttttttcaggactcCGTTTAAAGTGGCCTAGTCTAAACGCAGAAGCGTCTGCAGCAGATCTAAGTCAAGACATGACTGCCCTCACCTGACGCTCCAAATCCTGGCCAATGATGCCGGCTTCCAAATGGGCAGTTAAATTCTTCTCATCAATCCACAGAATGCGGTTCTAAATGGGGGGGAGACAGTTTTTTAGTCAAGCTCTTCataatttttgtgtgtatgtgtgagctAAATGTGCGTAGCGAGGCCACAAGATTAAGCTCCCCTAGGTTAAACTCAATTTAATATCTCATTTCAAATATCTGCTTCTTATTTGGGCCGCTAAGCACTGGGCTCGGGCCTACCTGCAGGGGGTCACCACGCCCACCCCCGCATCATCAATTACACTGCAGAGGTAATAAAGTTTATGTTCCTCCTTTGCTGTTTCTTTCGCACACCGGAGTCACCTCACCTTTGACCTCTGACCTCAGCAACAAAACACTGGTGGGACAGCGGCATATTTATTGTTTTCACATAGTTCAAAGGACAACAGAATATTTGCTGGTTTATATTGTTGTGATTTGAAAATGAAACGTTATCGTGTTTGTGAGAGAGCTGGATTTATATTCAGACATGAATGCTGCAAAAATTtatggaatgcagctgttttatTAAGGTTAGTTTGACGGCTTTGTTGCTTAAAAGAAAACATATGGTGAGTGGACAttaattagtagggatgtaatgatacaaTATCAcattatgaaggtcacgatgcgataattagcacgatattgtgggggggttggcgatatttaaaaagatcataatattgttaaaaaaaaaaaagcacaatattgtgctttttaacAGCAAAGCATatcaaccacctacaatctctaataatattgaggcacttacttgctaatgcaagtacacattgatcgcttcacaagtaaattaggttccccttcatctgacaattagcatagattttaaatatagaaggccaaaacatccctaatgaaaattaaattgcactaataaactagccactagagggtactagaactgcacaaatggaaatcagcctgactttttaaacagatgtggcccttttaaatattgtggacatgacgacgacgatattgtggcagatttaatatcacgatcttgcccttatcgttacatcgctattaattaatatatttttttatgtaatttatttcaaacttggggcaaaaaaagtaaacatgagATTCAATATTTTCCAAGCATCAGGAAAACAAACTAATTTTAGTCACTTTAATTACAGCTGCAAATTCAATTCTGACTTAGCTATCACTTATAAATTCAACTTCAACACAATAAAAACATGcggtaaaaataaaagtacttcATTTCACACTTTCGCAGAGAGGAAAAGGAAATCAAACCATGTTGAAGTGTACCGAGGGTGACTCAGTGTCAATATTTACGTCTTTTGAATGACTTCCTTATTACTAGGAAGTTGTTTTGCCATTTACAGAACGTACATACCATCTGAGAGGTGTCCAGAGAGACAATACAGCGAGCTTCATCTGTGGGACACTCGAGAGCACTGGAGACACTTGTGCCTCCTGTATGCAGGACACACACCAAAAGCACAGAAATTGACTGTCTGGAACACtcaaatgttaaaaacaaatcttaaaaaatatagtAAAGCTTCATGAATCTATAAATTTATTGTATCTTTTTGCAGTAAAAGtgcaggaaaaataaataaatataatgcatGTAGAAAGTAAGACAATACAGTTACTATCCGCTCCATAGTTTGACTAGTGCTTTGCAAACTCACCTCCGAAAGGTATTAAACACACGTCGTGTTTGCATGCCAGTTCCACAAGTTTGACGACATCATTGTGGCAGTCTGCAAAGACACAAGACTTCATCTTCAAAATTGAGGTCATCCTGATAAGATGTATACGACCATTTAACCTCCTCTATTGCAAACATAAATTAAGTCTCAGAGCACATTCGAAAATAAATGAGATATGACAGAGGTGATAAATTGTGTGTTTATATTGGCAGGGCCATTAGAGAAGGAAAAGGGCAGGAAAACAGGGTGTGCATTCATTTGCCAGAGGCTTTTCCCAGGTGGAGTGCGACGGCATGAAGTGGTGCTCTTTGTGGTGAGGTGATCCGAATCAATACAAATGTGTTGCAGCCAATAACAGAGCCCGCGTCGGGTCACAGTTAGCGGGGAGGAGGATGCACTTAAGCGTGGCTAAAGTGTTTTTGGCAACAGCGAGGAATGCCTGCATCCTGCTACAGGCTGCTGACTGACAGACGCAAGACACACAGACGctttttaaaatgaacattttcacaaaatgaaGCAGACTCAAAACAAACAGATTGGCTTGGAGCCACGCTGCAATGTACGCTAAGAAATAATTGTAGTTCATAATGATAAAACAATAAGCTGCTATGCATTTAATGACTGCTACAATCTAGCATAGTAACTACAAATGAAATGTACATTATTGCATAGAACATGAAACAGAATTAAGCATAAGCCAATTTGAAAAATGATGAGTACATGAAACATCATGAAAAATGCAATTGCAAACATGTTAGACAGGATCATCATCCTTTGGAAATGTTAATTGCTGCCAAATAACTATTCAGCATTAGATTGCGTTATAACTCAGACCTGACAGACAAATAAAACATCATGTGTCTATTATACATGCTTGCCATTATAAAAATGtggattagatttttttttttttaacaacttttaCCAAATATCTTTACAAAACCACTTTCTCATCAttacaatcaaaataaaactctgcTTGATATATTTTACATGCCCTTAGGCAGGGCTGCTAAAAAGtacagcaggggtctccaatCTTTTAGAGAGCTAATTTGGCTGAATGAAAGTCTCCAGTGCTACTTGTGCTTTATAGATATGACTGCTAACATTTACTATACTGCATTTGTATAGAAGCGCTCCCTCAAGTTTCATTCCTACAGCAGCCCTACAAAGTCGGAATCCGTCACAGTCTATCACAAACTTATGCGAATGCAGTAATAAAGTCACAATAATGGTAAATATTTGTACGAACAATACTTCTAGACcatgggtgtccaaactacggcccgggggccatttgtggcccgctgtccattttttagtggcccgcgacatatgctaaaaatggcatttgactcagttcaaataaaataaaaagacaaatttTGGAGATGgttaaagtaagaagggagggtgtcgaaaaacacaggtggttaaggtaaaagttattttagttaacaaaatctaacgaaataactcaaactaaaattcaaaaaactattttgttaacaaaataaaataaaaatgctttttaaaaaacaaaaactaagtgaaattacattttatgtttacaaaactataaaactataattatagcaaaactgtacttcgttttagtctttggtgcgatttttagtagatttattttgatatcaaccggaataatactaataataacacagaagtgacgtcatctagcagcagccaatagaaaagcaccttcagatgacgtcgcacccatgctgtttttttaagtattacacacaagtaatacacatttaaaaaacaaaacaaaacaactaatactaatactgaaacatgAACGAAGGAATGAATATGACAAACTCACTAGGCCACACCACCACATCCGGAAGGCGACCGAATCTCCCTTCTCGCATGGCAAAGATCTCATGTAAGCAGTGCCCTGCGAAAGACATCAGGGAAGTGAGCAACTTCAAGTGAAAAATGAAAGCGAGAAGAGCGAGCTAGCCCACTCCCGGTGAGCGTTACCGTGGCTGCGAAAGACGCGGTCCTCCACATCGTGCGAGAAGGGAATGCCCGAGGATTTCAAATCGTCCACAAAGGGCGCGTTGAGAGTGGGAGCTTGTACGGCGTTACTGTTCAGGAGGGgctgacacaaaacaaaacattgtcatTTACTTGGCTGCAGTTGCTGCGGACAGAACggctatgaatgaatgaagaagCGCTCACTGTTGCCGGAGTTTTGTGCTGCAGACTGGCTCCAAATGTGCTTTCAAACCAGTCTTTCAGGCCAGGGATGATCATACCACTTAATCTATATCTAGATGGAGATCGGGAGGACACATTGTAAGAAtaactgctttttttcttttttttttactgacagcTTAAGCAACATCCTGTTTCATTCGATTAACTCCCTAAATAACTTTCATCTTCTCGTGCATGTCACTCCTGTTCTTCCTGCACTTaacggtcactttttttttaggagcaactCCACATCATACACAAAACAGGGtgctacaaaaaatatatacaaatattttgtaGTCTAAATGATTTCATACCCTCACATTATAGCTACCATTCTTGTTTTTTACAGCTAAAATTTTGGCAtaattaaattgaaaatgtaTCCATTTCAATATGTTGTTGGAATTTTGATAAATAAACATTAGTTTTAGCAACATAAAGCCGACTAAATTGTTGCTGCTTGGGACATGTTATATTAAcctttcaaatgaaaatgtttttttaggaCAACCTATGTATGtagtcaaaataaaacattatcaGCAAGGGCAATTTTATCTCACATTCACATTTGATCATACAACAATTGTGGCCCATGTTTATCTAacaatgaaagcaaagcacccTCCTGTTTTAATCCACTAGTTCATTCTTTTTATGCAAATGACCACCCCAAAATAAAAGTAACTCTTCAAGTACGACATTAATGACCAGTGAGCAGCATAATTGGCCCAAGTGTTCATCAAAAATGAGGCaattttattcctaaaaagtaCTTTCAATAATATTGTAAGCCACTGTTACATTTAAAGTATGAAACAGATGCTTTCTTTTAAGGAAGTGTAATCTGAGAAACAGCCTCCTTCTAGACACACGCTGGAAGTTCCCTCTTCAGTCTGCACCAATCCAGAAACGGGTAAATTATTACAAGAATGAAGTATTGTGAAGAATCTCCCGTTAATGTGCAACTATGGCTGAGGAAAGACCGTCACTTATTATACTATCACTTCTACACAaaagccactagatggcagcggTGTGGTGTCATGAGAGTGGGTTGTGGGCTGGCAGGGTGGGGGGAAGTTGCTGATGAAATGATTGATGCAACACGCCCCAAGATTACAGTTACATGAGAACACGAGAATCTTTACACAAGATGGTCACGTGAGTGGCTGAGATAACGTGTCATTTGGCCTGAGGGGGGATTGTTAAACAGGTACAAAAGCCGAGAGTTACTATACACTTACTGTACCTTTTGCCAGTGAATTCTGCTTGGCCTTTCTTATTGAAGAGAAACCTTGAATCGCTGTAGCCCCAACCGTTCCATTTCATGATCTCCtgcctggaaaaaaataaataaatgacgtgaTTGATGGTTAATGGTTAATCACAAGCTGTTACAACATACATCCTAAATAGTTGAGGGGTGTCTTTTAAAGCAACAAGACACAACAAATATCTGATACCCACTCTCACAAAAGGCTGACGTCAATGCACTCTGATTttattcagtcattcaaaactTTCCATCCCATTCAAGGTGGGCCTTTTTATCACCAGGAAAGTTAATAGTCGGAAAAGTAGCAGAAAGCCACACCTACTACATTCTCTGGAGACACTCatggacatgctccaaaaatacTCGACAGCCTTTAAGGCCCTGAGGTTGTACAGGTGGGAATTACACCAACATTTTATGCTTTGCTTTTTCTTGGGATTTTTGAGGCTTTTCTATCCTTTTATTCCAAAAGATTGTACATGACGGCACAATGCAACTGTTTTTACGTCTTAAAAGAGACCcaaagttttaaaacaaaatggccgcttcccgtgcattttttttttttaacaaacataagcaataaattaatgtgtatttcaataaacaatatcagctTGATTATACATAAATCTTTTGATCTAGTAGGTTAGGCTTatgctaaaataaaagtaaattaaataatgtgaaatgtatTATAATAGTGCaataaagacattttcaaaaatattgaattatAAATTACTATTCTGGAATAATTACACTTCCcagacttgaaaaaaataaaaataaaaaaaataaaaaatctttggaacaatgcttcacacacacactgacctcAAAACGACTGCGCGAACTGCTCAAAGCCTAAATGGAATTTCTCAAACAAACACAACCTGAGTTCAATGACCTCACGACCACCAATTAAGCTGCTGATGCAAATGTAATACTGTATAGCTTTCTTCTTAgaatgtgatgtcatctgaaaaataatataaaattaaactttttttttttttttatgtgtagctTAGCCAGGTTTCTTCTGCTTATCTTTACATTGAACGAGACACCTGAACCAACATGTTCAGATTGTTTTCATCTGACACCACTGACACACTAGAACGCAAACATAAATATACCTAcataataggaaaaaaaaaaaaacttgttaaaCCAGAAATCGATAATgcataataaaacaaatgtctTGTTCAAGCCATTCCTTATGGAAGGAGTTAACCTGATGTGTAATAAAATGTGAACGAAGTGGATTGATGATTTATCAATGTAAGTCTATAAAACtcaaaatattgaatattaaatatgaaaaagcAAAACGTACtgacttcattttatttatctaaGAAATTTGTACTTGCCCAATAGTCATGTAGAGGCCCGTGGCCACTGAGAATGGAGAATCCTGCACAATATCAAAGACATTATTGAAATCTGTATAATGTAATTTGCTGAGCAAAATCAAAACATGGcatatctaaaaatatattttttgttctatAATAGTTTGCCTTTGCAGTATTGCTCAGTGTCACTGACCAGAAGACTGAACAGTTCGACGGGGCCAAATTCTTTTTTACACTCAACTGCAGCTGTTGAATCCGATTTCACATTAGATGACAGCTTAAAACGACCGAGGTTTCTTGAACGCAACTCTACTCCCAATAGGTTGAAAGTCAGACCACCATGACtcttagccaatcagatcaACCAAAGAAGCCCAAGTTGGATTCAATGACTCGTCTCTCGATTGTGAAGTAAAACCCGCCATAAAGTGGCGTATtgagaaaacaaaatgacagaaaCGTACTAACAGTCTGTTGTCGTAGACTGCGTATACTGTGTGAAaacacaaacttaaaaaaaaaaaaaaaaaaaaaaaactcgtactAGATTTGGCGAACGTTCGACACAACACGCGCCACAAAATGTTTCATCCATTGTTCGTTGTCAATTACTCATTATCCCAAAATAACAGAAAACCAGAGAGTACAATAAAACTATCGTTATTGTCTCTCCGGATGAATGAAATAAAGACAATCGATTAATTTCATGAAGCCGCACCCACCCGGTATCACACCAGTGCTAACAAGCATTCTGACCAAAACCGTTTTTCCGCGTCTCACTAAGGAATTTGTCCTCGTCTGAAAGGTAAATAAATCACACCTAGGGTCACCGCCACTCTCTCTTTTCGACTTTTATGGCGCTAGTTGGTTACATAGCTGAAGCTACAGGGGACGTGTGGACCCTCCTCAACCCCCGCTCCATCACAGCCTTGTACCTCCTCCTCGGCATAGTCTTCTCCTGCCGGGCGACATCCGCCTCGCTCCCCTCGGCTTTGCACTCCGCGGCTACAATGGCGGAACCGCTATCCGTCGGTGCTCGCAAATGCCCTGCAATTATCCTCAACCTCTGCTGAGCGACTCGTTGGCTGTCGGAGCCGCTGTCGCTGTCGGACGCCATGCTGCTTCCGTGTTTGTGACGGGAGAGAGCGGAACTGTCATACGGCTGAGGAGGAAAGTGTGTGGCGTTCATGGGGATTTGGGAAAAAGCATTGTCTCGGTGTTTGACCTTATGGAAAACGTGTTTTGGACACGACATTTTCGCTTATAATCAATAACTGTTTATTGGTCAATCATATATTTGAACGCGGGCCATTTTATTGAATAACAAGTACCGAGAGGATAATCCTCGGAATGTGTACATATTGTACTGTGTGCGTGGTTAAAGATCAATTAACCGACACTGGTCTTTTCAAACCATGACGGCccctttttaatttgaattgatttaatcatttatttctcTCTGCTAATCTTTAAACCGATGGTTTCACACATAGTTGTAACATTTACCACACTGAGGATGAGGACCTGAAGCTATCGCGGAAGTTTTTTCCCAACATGCTTTGCGACACATATATGCTGAATTCTATGCAATGACTGAAAATACACTACATGAACTAAGACATGTTCTCTTCTTCAATAACGCTTCATGATGGATGATAAAACTATATTGGCTAAACCTTATCCACATTAATGTTGGTAATTTTAAGACCTGTTTCATTTGGCTgagaaaggtttaaaaaaaaaaaaaaaaaaatcagtcaattCATTTGTCTGTTTTGATTGGATTTCAATATGTATTGATTGAAATGACTAACTGGTCAGTGGTCATACATGCAGTTTTAAAGTCCTCAACACCATGCACATAAACTGTGTCAATTACACTGTGAACTCGGTTCTTTTCTCATTGACATGTTTGATGCACTGGTGGCTTGGTTAGTAAACCTCAAATTAACCTAAACCAACACGAGTTCACTGTTGACTTTTCTATCTCACCTCTACTGAGTCACCAGACCAGCATGACTACTGTTTCCATATGGTACCATCCACCGCTCTAAGTAATGATTTAACACATACAGAATCACAGTCATACTGAAATGTAGGATTCTAATTCAATCATGTTTAAATTCTGAATAAAATGGACAAAAGAAATTGAACATGCAGATGAATTTTATTTCAGAGAAAATCAGCAAAAGTGCAGCAAATATCCAGATGCTCGAGGACTTAATTCCCGTATCTCGTGAG
The Festucalex cinctus isolate MCC-2025b chromosome 11, RoL_Fcin_1.0, whole genome shotgun sequence DNA segment above includes these coding regions:
- the agps gene encoding alkyldihydroxyacetonephosphate synthase, peroxisomal isoform X1; the protein is MNATHFPPQPYDSSALSRHKHGSSMASDSDSGSDSQRVAQQRLRIIAGHLRAPTDSGSAIVAAECKAEGSEADVARQEKTMPRRRQEIMKWNGWGYSDSRFLFNKKGQAEFTGKRYRLSGMIIPGLKDWFESTFGASLQHKTPATPLLNSNAVQAPTLNAPFVDDLKSSGIPFSHDVEDRVFRSHGHCLHEIFAMREGRFGRLPDVVVWPNCHNDVVKLVELACKHDVCLIPFGGGTSVSSALECPTDEARCIVSLDTSQMNRILWIDEKNLTAHLEAGIIGQDLERQLNESGYCTGHEPDSMEFSSVGGWVATRASGMKKNIYGNIEDLVVHVKMVTPRGVIEKSCQGPRMSTGPDVHHFIMGSEGTLGVVTEVTMKIRPMPEYQKYGSVVFPNFEKGVACLREVAKQRCAPASIRLMDNEQFKFGHALKPQVSSLFTSFLDGLKKLYITKFKGFDQNRLCVATLLFEGDREKVLQHEKQVYDIAAKFGGLAAGEDNGQRGYMLTFVIAYLRDLGMDYYVIGESFETSVPWDRVLDICRNVKARIIGECKDKGVQFPPFSTCRVTQTYDAGACVYFYFAFNYRGLSDPVHVYEQVEHAAREEILANGGSLSHHHGVGKLRKAWMRESISSVGLGMLQSVKDYVDPANIFGNRNLL